From one Pirellulales bacterium genomic stretch:
- a CDS encoding ABC-F family ATP-binding cassette domain-containing protein translates to MILLSVESIVKHFGPDPVLDGVTFEVRPRERIGLVGPNGAGKTTLLKILAAEEQADSGVAELHPSARLAYLEQQPLVTPGRTLWDEARGGLEHLVNMGRDAEETARALSEATEPRDRDRLGKQFDRLQHQLHLHGAYNFDHKIERVLGGLGFGPDCFQQSVETLSGGQQNRLMLARILLAEPDIMLLDEPSNHLDIEATEWLEAFLSESEQAMIIVSHDRYFLDRVTNRTLELYRGEVQSFPGNFSAYWRQKAERREVQRRTYDKQQIEIAKTEDFIRRNFYGQKSAQAKDREKKLARIERIAEPREITAPRMGFPEVKPSGEIVLRAEHLAKAFDRPLFRELSFQIERGQRWGILGPNGSGKTTLLRCLIASEPLDEGSVHLGTGVRIGYFDQLLGELDDDAQVVDAIRPPHKQFTEPQRREHLARFGLTADMVFQPVKSLSGGERNRAALARLATLDANFLVLDEPTNHLDLWARDSLERSLSEFDGTVLLVSHDRYFLNRVVDHLLIVEPGRFRIVNGNYDAYLHLVSRGLAAGEATVEDQMEKNPATVGAASATKDSTDVKPAKRKRRFPYRKVADLEREILDQETRLDELNVALADPQTHRDGGRVREVKADILTAKETLRTLYEHWEEAVELN, encoded by the coding sequence ATGATCCTGTTGAGCGTTGAATCCATCGTCAAGCATTTTGGCCCCGATCCGGTGCTCGACGGCGTGACGTTCGAGGTTCGGCCGCGCGAGCGGATCGGTCTGGTCGGGCCGAACGGGGCCGGGAAGACGACGTTGCTCAAGATTCTCGCCGCCGAGGAGCAAGCCGACTCGGGCGTCGCCGAGCTGCATCCCTCGGCGCGGCTCGCCTATCTCGAACAGCAGCCGCTCGTCACGCCGGGACGCACGCTTTGGGACGAAGCCCGCGGCGGGCTCGAGCACCTCGTCAACATGGGGCGCGACGCGGAGGAAACGGCTCGGGCCTTGAGCGAGGCGACCGAACCACGCGACCGCGACCGGCTCGGCAAGCAGTTCGATCGCTTGCAGCATCAATTGCACCTGCACGGGGCATATAACTTCGATCACAAAATCGAGCGGGTGCTGGGAGGTCTCGGATTCGGTCCGGACTGTTTTCAACAGTCGGTCGAGACCTTGAGCGGCGGACAGCAGAATCGGCTCATGCTGGCACGCATCCTGCTGGCCGAGCCGGACATCATGCTCTTGGACGAGCCGTCGAATCATCTTGACATCGAGGCGACCGAGTGGCTCGAAGCGTTTCTGAGCGAAAGCGAGCAGGCGATGATCATCGTCAGCCACGATCGCTATTTTCTTGATCGCGTGACCAATCGCACGCTCGAACTTTATCGCGGCGAGGTCCAGTCGTTCCCCGGCAATTTCTCGGCCTATTGGCGACAGAAGGCCGAGCGACGGGAGGTGCAGCGGCGGACCTACGACAAGCAACAGATTGAGATCGCCAAGACGGAGGATTTCATCCGGCGGAACTTCTACGGCCAGAAGAGTGCTCAGGCGAAGGACCGCGAAAAGAAGCTGGCCCGCATCGAGCGCATCGCCGAGCCGCGCGAGATTACCGCGCCCAGGATGGGATTTCCCGAGGTGAAGCCCAGCGGCGAGATCGTCTTGCGGGCCGAGCACTTGGCGAAGGCGTTTGACCGGCCGCTGTTTCGCGAGCTATCGTTTCAGATCGAGCGCGGCCAACGGTGGGGCATCCTGGGACCTAATGGCTCGGGCAAGACCACGCTGCTGCGTTGCCTGATCGCCAGCGAGCCGCTCGACGAAGGATCGGTCCATCTAGGGACGGGCGTGCGGATCGGCTATTTCGACCAATTGCTCGGCGAATTGGACGACGACGCGCAAGTGGTCGATGCGATCCGTCCGCCGCACAAACAGTTCACTGAGCCGCAGCGCCGCGAGCATCTCGCCCGCTTCGGCTTGACCGCCGACATGGTTTTTCAGCCGGTGAAGAGCCTCAGCGGCGGCGAGCGGAATCGGGCGGCGCTGGCGCGGCTGGCGACGCTCGATGCCAACTTTCTCGTGCTCGACGAGCCCACGAACCATCTCGATCTCTGGGCCCGCGATTCGCTCGAGCGCTCGCTCTCTGAATTCGACGGAACCGTGCTCCTGGTCAGCCACGATCGCTACTTTCTGAATCGCGTCGTCGATCACCTGCTGATCGTCGAGCCGGGCCGATTTCGGATCGTCAACGGGAACTACGATGCGTACCTGCACCTTGTCTCGCGTGGCTTGGCCGCCGGCGAGGCGACGGTGGAGGACCAGATGGAGAAAAATCCGGCGACTGTCGGAGCGGCTTCAGCGACCAAGGACTCGACCGATGTCAAACCCGCCAAACGGAAACGCAGATTTCCTTATCGAAAGGTGGCGGATTTGGAGCGCGAGATTCTCGATCAAGAAACTCGTTTGGATGAATTGAACGTCGCGCTGGCCGATCCGCAGACCCACCGCGACGGCGGCCGAGTGCGGGAGGTGAAGGCCGACATCCTGACGGCAAAGGAGACGCTGCGGACGCTTTACGAACATTGGGAAGAGGCCGTGGAGTTGAATTGA
- a CDS encoding efflux transporter outer membrane subunit produces MIGLICGCTPWGEYVHNGFKVGPNYGRPAAPVARDWIDANDVHVRHDEQEQTRWWSVFHDPALDALICTAYRQNLTLRAAGFRILEARAQLGIDTGNLFPQTQDAAGAYRHSEASRENGGGGGGGSRFSNNVNFGFNMAWELDFWGRFRRAIESDSASLDASVELYDAALLTLLGDIATDYVQMRTTEQQIKYAEENVRIQRETLRIVEVQVVGPGHSELDIDQARSTLLATEAAIPELEISLRQSITQLCILLGIPPEDLRARLGPGPIPTAPAEVVVGIPADLLRRRPDVRAAERQLAAQCALIGVAESAFYPAISINGSYGWSASNLSHLFEPNAITGSVGPSFQWNVLNYGRILNGVRFQDAKFQELLATYQNTVLAANQDVENGLVTFLRGQVRTQLQQEAVDAARKAVDIATFKYKSGSANFTTVTQVQQTLVVQENTLAQAQGEIVTGLIQVYRALGGGWQIRLTGCNENLPPPGVAPAPWQPPKESEEVPAPTDVTPPPLPQKTPENNKN; encoded by the coding sequence TTGATCGGCTTGATCTGCGGCTGCACGCCGTGGGGCGAGTACGTTCACAACGGATTCAAAGTCGGGCCAAACTATGGCCGGCCCGCGGCTCCGGTCGCCCGCGACTGGATCGACGCCAACGACGTGCACGTGCGGCACGATGAACAAGAGCAAACCCGTTGGTGGAGCGTGTTCCACGATCCGGCGCTCGACGCGCTGATCTGCACGGCCTACCGCCAGAACCTGACGTTGCGGGCCGCCGGATTCCGGATCCTCGAAGCCCGGGCGCAACTCGGTATCGATACGGGCAATCTCTTCCCTCAAACGCAAGACGCCGCTGGCGCTTATCGCCATAGCGAAGCCAGCCGGGAAAATGGCGGAGGAGGAGGCGGGGGTAGTCGATTCAGCAACAATGTCAACTTCGGCTTCAATATGGCCTGGGAACTCGATTTCTGGGGGCGCTTCCGGCGGGCCATCGAATCCGATTCGGCAAGTCTCGACGCCTCGGTCGAACTCTACGACGCAGCTTTGCTCACACTCCTGGGCGACATCGCCACCGATTACGTGCAGATGCGCACGACCGAGCAGCAGATCAAGTACGCGGAGGAAAATGTAAGGATTCAACGCGAGACATTGCGCATCGTCGAAGTCCAGGTCGTCGGGCCCGGTCATAGCGAATTGGATATCGACCAGGCTCGGAGCACGCTATTGGCCACCGAAGCCGCAATTCCTGAGCTAGAAATCAGCTTGCGTCAATCGATTACCCAACTCTGCATCCTGCTCGGAATTCCGCCGGAGGATTTGCGAGCCCGGCTCGGCCCCGGTCCGATTCCGACGGCGCCCGCGGAGGTAGTCGTCGGCATCCCGGCCGATCTGCTCCGCCGCCGGCCGGACGTGCGAGCCGCCGAGCGGCAACTGGCCGCCCAGTGTGCACTGATCGGCGTCGCCGAATCGGCCTTCTACCCCGCGATTTCGATCAATGGCAGCTATGGATGGTCCGCGTCGAATCTCAGCCATCTTTTTGAGCCCAACGCGATCACTGGCTCGGTCGGACCGTCGTTTCAATGGAATGTACTCAACTACGGCCGGATTCTGAACGGCGTTCGCTTCCAGGACGCCAAGTTCCAGGAACTCCTGGCAACCTATCAAAACACCGTGCTTGCCGCTAATCAGGACGTGGAAAACGGATTGGTGACCTTCTTGCGCGGTCAAGTGCGCACTCAGCTTCAGCAGGAGGCAGTGGATGCCGCCAGAAAAGCCGTCGATATCGCGACGTTTAAGTATAAGTCCGGAAGCGCGAATTTCACTACCGTCACGCAGGTCCAACAAACTCTCGTCGTGCAGGAAAACACGCTGGCTCAAGCGCAAGGCGAGATCGTCACCGGCTTAATCCAAGTTTATCGAGCATTGGGAGGCGGATGGCAGATTCGCTTGACGGGATGCAATGAAAACCTTCCGCCGCCGGGAGTCGCCCCCGCGCCCTGGCAGCCGCCCAAGGAGTCGGAAGAGGTGCCTGCCCCGACCGACGTGACGCCGCCACCGCTGCCGCAGAAGACGCCCGAGAATAACAAGAACTAG